The following proteins come from a genomic window of Montipora foliosa isolate CH-2021 chromosome 2, ASM3666993v2, whole genome shotgun sequence:
- the LOC137993330 gene encoding uncharacterized protein, with product MVQCFHPECNHYSESHCCKFFAFPDEVKKKALFNKWKLLLRRDDREPNKYSRVCSCHFREREKRNLPTISNRNKDKLFDLLPGAEPKPPPTKKVKAKSDAKLPTVRSVLAEIKENSGPSDSTNEQEKSTDSRNTSLVEIELDMTSRELTKQKELSGYQREHYSVANLSTEVIRMETGLPTKAVFDIIVNYVARFKGDINYYSGWKVEAITLEDQVFITLMKLKQNYTNLHLAQLFSCSVATVSNIVLTFVHVLHSLLFKDIMTTIPSRMKNKLCSPSSFSQYSSCRIIIDCTDLEIATPKLMSEQSATYSTYRGMNSFKVIIGVAPNAVITYVSGLYPGSVSDKSIVQESGLLKHFVPGDLILADKGFLIQDLLPRGVSVNIPPFLNCGKFTESEARATKSIARCRIHVERANARLKSFRILSFIPSFLRCHADKLCQLCAALVNLQFPLIKDGCNDFEFD from the exons ATGGTCCAGTGTTTTCATCCTGAATGCAACCATTACTCCGAGAGCCACTGCTGCAAATTTTTTGCCTTCCCAGACGAGGTTAAGAAGAAGGCATTGTTTAACAAGTGGAAATTGCTGTTAAG GAGGGATGACAGAGAACCAAACAAATATTCACGCGTCTGTAGCTGTCACTTCAGGGAAAGAGAGAAACGAAATCTGCCAACTATCAGTAACAGAAACAAAGACAAACTGTTTGATCTGTTGCCTGGTGCTGAGCCAAAGCCTCCTCCTACCAAGAAAGTAAAAGCCAAGTCTGATGCTAAGCTTCCTACTGTCAGATCTGTGTTGGCTGAAATAAAAGAGAACTCTGGCCCCAGTGATTCTACTAATGAGCAGGAAAAGTCAACGGATTcaaggaatacttcattagTGGAAATTGAACTTGATATGACTTCCAGAGAGCTTACAAAGCAAAAAGAATTGAGTGGTTATCAAAGAGAACATTACTCAGTGGCAAACCTAAGCACTGAGGTTATACGTATGGAAACAGGCTTacccacaaaagcggtctttgATATCATTGTCAATTATGTTGCAAGGTTTAAGGGGGATATAAACTATTATTCTGGATGGAAGGTAGAGGCAATTACTCTGGAAGATCAAGTGTTCATAACACTGATGAAACTGAAGCAAAATTATACAAATTTGCATCTGGCCCAGTTGTTTTCATGTAGTGTGGCAACTGTTTCTAATATAGTTTTAACATTTGTACATGTCCTACATTCCCTGTTGTTTAAGGATATAATGACAACAATACCATCTCGAATGAAGAACAAATTGTGTTCCCCTTCTTCTTTTTCGCAATACAGCAGCTGCAGGATTATCATTGACTGCACTGATTTGGAAATTGCAACTCCTAAACTGATGTCTGAGCAAAGTGCAACCTATTCCACTTATCGTGGAATGAACTCTTTCAAGGTGATTATAGGAGTCGCTCCAAATGCAGTCATCACTTACGTGAGTGGTCTGTATCCTGGTTCAGTGTCTGACAAATCCATTGTACAGGAATCTGGACTGTTAAAGCATTTCGTACCCGGTGACCTGATATTGGCTGATAAAGGATTTCTCATTCAGGATTTGTTGCCAAGAGGAGTTTCAGTGAACATTCCTCCATTTCTTAACTGTGGCAAGTTTACAGAGAGTGAGGCAAGAGCAACGAAGTCAATTGCAAGGTGCCGCATTCATGTGGAGCGTGCCAATGCCAGACTGAAGAGCTTCAGGATTCTCAGTTTTATTCCCTCATTTCTGCGTTGCCATGCAGATAAACTCTGCCAGCTGTGTGCAGCACTTGTTAATCTACAGTTCCCCTTAATCAAGGATGGCTGTAATGACTTCGAATTTGATTAG